A stretch of the Candidatus Zixiibacteriota bacterium genome encodes the following:
- a CDS encoding tetratricopeptide repeat protein, with translation MIPFTLFSQDIKQEIIKALESGDTTGAIGLLENDIKLDPSYEYNYLTLGNIYFNQGKYKQAEEQFQISVDKKRNFYEGLYALSLVQMKLNKLKDAEENLKRGLKKAKDMKADFHNGMGLLYMAQGKYNDADAEFRKAIILDSKKAEYHVNLGDDNYMMGVYSLAINEYEQALELDTAGMDVYFHWAEACLELKDYSCALEKLNIVLQKDSTHAPAWMKAGGIYYKAARSSRTVVEAMDHYKAAIGAYKKFFEISSAAPDSSNGRAFYESGMAYLMIGGYPEAISNFKTILAIPVEPKDIYFYMGRAYQGNEQYDSALVYFNKHIEWVKKQGEDYRTGVKDDELYRRIGECYQAQKDYYNTITYFKKSLEYDSTQDRLLYGVAVAYNYLQDYRNALIYYMKRIDLGADDKYWSLYYNAAMSALYLLDKGGAAMAEEEEDLGLDEGRPTEPANDPLADVDLARLAVQYLEKVAVEYWDKVTENPDNMPTAMKALSMLGTTYLFQLKDCANGVKHLERVLEIDPNNCEALRSLGYAYFGGICPNNYSRALTYLKKALDCSSAAKGSLCADVDVLLWIAQTYEFRAIEKAEAKQKEESKQDYKAAHDGYLETLKCDPGNKEAVEGERRTKFSY, from the coding sequence ATGATTCCGTTCACCCTGTTTTCCCAGGATATCAAACAGGAGATAATCAAGGCTCTTGAATCGGGAGATACTACCGGGGCGATCGGACTCCTTGAAAATGATATTAAGCTTGATCCCAGTTATGAATATAATTACCTGACTCTGGGTAATATATACTTCAATCAGGGCAAGTATAAGCAGGCCGAGGAGCAATTTCAGATTTCGGTGGATAAAAAACGGAATTTCTATGAGGGTCTTTATGCCCTGTCCCTGGTACAAATGAAACTGAACAAGCTGAAAGACGCCGAGGAGAATCTCAAGCGGGGTTTGAAGAAGGCCAAGGATATGAAGGCCGATTTTCATAACGGAATGGGTCTGCTTTATATGGCGCAGGGGAAGTACAATGATGCCGACGCCGAATTTCGGAAAGCGATTATTTTAGACTCCAAGAAGGCTGAGTATCATGTCAACCTGGGCGATGACAATTACATGATGGGAGTATATTCCCTGGCCATTAATGAATACGAACAGGCGCTGGAGCTGGATACGGCCGGGATGGATGTTTATTTTCACTGGGCCGAGGCCTGCCTGGAACTCAAGGATTATTCCTGTGCGCTGGAGAAATTGAACATAGTTCTACAGAAAGATTCGACTCATGCACCGGCCTGGATGAAAGCCGGAGGCATATACTACAAGGCGGCGCGTTCGTCCCGGACAGTGGTGGAGGCCATGGATCATTATAAAGCGGCCATCGGCGCTTATAAGAAGTTTTTCGAAATATCGAGCGCCGCTCCCGACAGCTCGAATGGCCGGGCCTTTTACGAATCGGGTATGGCATATTTGATGATTGGTGGTTATCCCGAGGCGATATCGAATTTCAAAACCATTCTGGCCATCCCGGTGGAACCCAAAGACATCTATTTTTATATGGGCCGAGCCTATCAGGGCAATGAGCAGTACGATTCGGCCCTGGTTTATTTCAACAAGCATATAGAGTGGGTCAAAAAGCAGGGTGAGGACTATCGAACCGGAGTCAAGGATGATGAGTTGTATCGCCGGATCGGTGAATGCTATCAGGCCCAGAAAGATTATTATAACACCATTACTTATTTCAAAAAATCTCTTGAGTACGATTCCACCCAGGATCGTCTGTTGTATGGAGTTGCGGTGGCTTATAACTATCTTCAGGACTACCGGAACGCCCTGATATATTATATGAAACGGATTGATCTGGGCGCGGACGACAAATACTGGTCGCTTTATTATAACGCCGCCATGTCGGCTCTTTATCTCCTGGATAAAGGCGGCGCGGCCATGGCTGAGGAAGAAGAAGATCTGGGGCTTGATGAAGGACGGCCTACCGAGCCGGCCAATGATCCTCTGGCGGATGTTGATCTTGCCCGGTTGGCGGTGCAATATCTCGAAAAGGTGGCGGTTGAATATTGGGATAAGGTGACTGAAAATCCGGATAATATGCCGACTGCGATGAAGGCCCTGAGTATGTTGGGAACGACCTACCTGTTTCAGTTGAAGGACTGTGCCAACGGTGTCAAGCATCTGGAACGGGTTCTTGAAATCGATCCGAATAACTGCGAAGCCTTGAGATCATTGGGTTATGCATATTTCGGCGGGATATGTCCCAATAATTACAGCCGGGCCCTGACCTATTTAAAGAAGGCCCTTGATTGTTCGAGTGCGGCCAAAGGTTCCCTGTGCGCCGACGTGGATGTTCTGTTATGGATTGCCCAGACTTATGAATTCCGGGCTATCGAGAAGGCCGAAGCCAAGCAGAAAGAGGAGTCCAAGCAGGATTACAAGGCGGCTCACGATGGTTACCTGGAGACTCTCAAGTGCGATCCCGGTAATAAAGAGGCAGTTGAAGGCGAAAGACGGACCAAGTTTTCATATTAG
- a CDS encoding MotA/TolQ/ExbB proton channel family protein, translating to MKQTLFVTLNFLISFTIGYVVWGVILKAQPAGTIAHSVHQGGPLVVVLFTILLMLIAFVVERFLSLYRVAKGKSSVQVFFKKLVTMLHSDDYDGALAACDKQRGTTANVLRAGIEKFRSIKDDGSIEPEKKIALTQGAIDEANALEGPLLERNLIALSTIASIATMVGLLGTTIGMIRAFAATGNVEGGVIDAQSLATGISEALVNTAGGLVSGILGIFFYNFFVNKVDAFNYTTDEATFEVIQILKDKVGK from the coding sequence GTGAAACAGACATTATTCGTAACACTCAACTTTCTGATCTCGTTTACGATCGGTTATGTCGTCTGGGGCGTTATCCTTAAAGCCCAGCCGGCGGGGACAATCGCCCATTCGGTACATCAGGGCGGACCTCTGGTGGTTGTATTGTTTACCATTCTTCTTATGCTCATTGCTTTTGTGGTTGAAAGGTTTCTATCCCTTTATCGGGTTGCGAAGGGTAAGAGCTCGGTCCAGGTTTTCTTTAAGAAGCTGGTAACGATGCTTCACAGTGACGATTACGACGGTGCCCTGGCCGCCTGTGACAAACAGCGCGGAACGACCGCCAATGTTTTACGGGCCGGGATCGAGAAGTTCCGTTCGATCAAAGACGACGGATCCATCGAACCCGAAAAGAAAATCGCTTTAACCCAGGGTGCTATTGATGAGGCCAACGCTCTCGAGGGGCCGCTCCTGGAAAGAAACCTGATTGCTCTTTCGACCATCGCTTCGATTGCCACCATGGTCGGTCTTCTGGGAACGACAATCGGTATGATTCGCGCCTTTGCCGCGACCGGTAATGTCGAGGGCGGTGTGATCGATGCCCAGTCACTGGCGACCGGTATTTCGGAAGCGCTGGTGAATACGGCCGGCGGTCTGGTTTCCGGTATTCTCGGAATCTTTTTCTATAATTTCTTTGTTAATAAGGTGGACGCCTTTAACTATACGACCGATGAAGCTACCTTCGAGGTAATACAGATATTAAAGGACAAGGTGGGTAAGTAA
- a CDS encoding biopolymer transporter ExbD, translating into MAIKKKRRIGVVLDMTPMVDITILLLIFYMTTTSFKPPEAKSVTLPQSHSQIELPDKDIINITVTKKDSIFVDFLQKEDVIIDGVERTTTVRKVAEADLYNVASLIQRARAVNFRALLVIKADRDASYGVMDKIMESMRENELTRFLIITDNEAETIAKEEAGT; encoded by the coding sequence ATGGCTATAAAGAAAAAAAGGCGTATCGGCGTCGTGCTCGATATGACGCCTATGGTGGATATTACCATCCTCCTGCTCATTTTCTATATGACGACCACGAGTTTCAAACCGCCCGAGGCAAAATCGGTAACTCTGCCGCAATCGCATTCGCAAATCGAGCTACCGGACAAGGACATTATTAATATCACGGTGACCAAAAAGGACTCCATTTTTGTCGATTTCCTTCAGAAGGAGGATGTGATTATTGACGGAGTCGAACGGACGACGACCGTAAGGAAAGTGGCCGAGGCCGATCTTTATAATGTGGCCTCGCTGATCCAGCGGGCGCGCGCCGTTAATTTTCGAGCCTTACTTGTTATCAAAGCCGACCGCGACGCCAGTTACGGGGTGATGGATAAGATTATGGAATCGATGCGGGAAAACGAACTGACCCGGTTTCTGATTATTACCGATAACGAGGCCGAGACAATCGCCAAAGAAGAGGCGGGTACATAA
- a CDS encoding biopolymer transporter ExbD, with protein MAGGAVAESSRSHKGKGGRRKKRRIHVRIDMTPMVDIVMLLLIFYMVTTVFSMPQAMEINLPTEKETDTIEVAESRLLTIRIDQEDRFFWNIGDPAKNTPQLMPSVLPAGDTLGYLVSADSLRNLLVNLNHDIPKLNTLILINNEARYNSMVDILDEIDLLERSWNAQIAKGLGKKVEELSPEEKFSYRYAMGKWEDTDDRIVQYALNVAQGGGE; from the coding sequence ATGGCCGGTGGTGCTGTTGCAGAATCAAGTAGATCGCATAAAGGCAAGGGTGGTCGTCGCAAGAAACGTCGTATTCATGTAAGAATCGATATGACCCCGATGGTCGATATCGTTATGTTGCTTTTGATATTTTACATGGTGACGACGGTTTTCTCGATGCCGCAGGCGATGGAAATTAACCTGCCGACTGAAAAGGAGACGGATACAATCGAAGTGGCCGAATCGAGACTGCTGACGATAAGGATTGATCAGGAAGACCGATTTTTCTGGAATATCGGCGATCCGGCTAAAAACACGCCGCAACTTATGCCATCCGTTCTCCCGGCGGGGGATACTCTTGGCTACCTGGTTTCGGCTGATTCCCTGCGAAACCTGCTGGTGAACCTGAATCATGATATTCCGAAATTGAATACGCTGATTCTGATAAATAATGAGGCCCGTTATAATTCCATGGTTGATATTCTCGATGAGATTGACCTTCTGGAAAGGTCATGGAATGCCCAGATCGCCAAGGGCCTCGGTAAAAAAGTCGAGGAGCTGAGCCCGGAAGAAAAGTTCTCCTACCGCTATGCCATGGGCAAGTGGGAAGATACCGATGATCGTATCGTTCAGTATGCCCTCAATGTTGCGCAGGGAGGGGGTGAATAA
- a CDS encoding energy transducer TonB: MARPYSGMYGGYGAYELKARYQRNMFAGTIFTVLLVAVVVLAVFVYQQLTKVEAVAMQPTIIKTVADLGPPPTISKPKPRVEISTPNKAAPKVGIPKPVADDDVLDEDVVIASRDEIAEIVAPPVSAISDEGGGEIVVDIAEDEFMPDINEFVPVEVPAEMIYEEPPNYPRLARQAGMEAVVWVKALVDKNGNVREAVVYKSSGSKAGFDEAAVEAAYKCKYKPAIQNGRPVAIWVAYSVEFTLTDAH, encoded by the coding sequence ATGGCTCGACCCTATAGTGGAATGTATGGCGGTTACGGCGCCTATGAGCTTAAGGCCAGGTACCAGCGAAATATGTTCGCGGGGACTATTTTTACGGTTCTTCTGGTGGCCGTGGTCGTCCTGGCGGTTTTCGTCTATCAGCAGTTGACCAAGGTTGAGGCGGTGGCCATGCAACCGACCATTATCAAGACGGTGGCCGATCTCGGTCCGCCGCCGACAATATCCAAACCGAAACCGAGGGTGGAAATTTCCACACCCAACAAAGCGGCGCCCAAGGTGGGAATTCCCAAACCGGTGGCAGATGATGATGTTCTGGACGAGGATGTAGTGATTGCTTCCCGTGATGAAATCGCGGAGATTGTGGCGCCTCCGGTTTCTGCTATTTCCGATGAAGGCGGTGGCGAGATTGTCGTCGATATCGCCGAGGACGAATTCATGCCGGATATCAATGAATTTGTACCGGTGGAAGTCCCGGCGGAGATGATCTACGAGGAGCCGCCAAATTATCCCCGTCTGGCCCGTCAGGCCGGTATGGAGGCGGTGGTTTGGGTTAAGGCCCTGGTTGATAAAAATGGCAATGTTCGTGAAGCAGTGGTTTATAAATCTTCCGGTTCCAAAGCCGGATTCGATGAAGCCGCGGTGGAAGCGGCTTATAAATGCAAATATAAACCGGCAATTCAGAATGGCCGACCGGTGGCTATCTGGGTAGCTTACTCGGTCGAATTTACTTTGACCGACGCTCACTAA
- a CDS encoding energy transducer TonB: MNRSGRIAGMPYGAYELKATYQRSMLLGTLSTIIMTTMIIGGLHLYLLYSPERIIIEARTPPIIGGISQPSPPPSVERDKPNISGKRRPAVINSEIHNRPVLVDDSLLLEVEDNNLSTNAEIGEFLNGVYGAGGGDTGEGDRTFNYCGNGTVPEYPLIDSVFFVEQLPVMIYEEPPDYPRPARMAGIEGMVWIKALVDKNGNVIEAVVFKSSGTRAGLDEAARQAAFECKYKPAIQNGYPVPVWVTYKVEFRLRDSR; encoded by the coding sequence ATGAACCGATCCGGTCGGATCGCCGGAATGCCCTACGGGGCTTATGAACTCAAAGCCACCTATCAGCGCAGTATGCTACTGGGGACATTGAGTACGATTATCATGACAACCATGATTATCGGGGGGTTGCACTTATATCTGTTGTATTCTCCAGAGAGAATAATTATTGAAGCCCGAACACCCCCAATAATCGGCGGCATATCTCAGCCATCTCCACCGCCATCGGTCGAGCGCGATAAACCGAATATTTCCGGAAAAAGACGCCCGGCCGTGATCAACTCAGAAATTCACAATAGGCCGGTGCTGGTCGATGATAGTCTGTTATTGGAAGTCGAGGATAACAACCTGTCGACAAATGCGGAAATAGGCGAATTCTTAAATGGTGTTTATGGTGCCGGTGGGGGTGATACCGGTGAAGGAGACAGAACTTTTAATTATTGCGGAAACGGGACCGTCCCGGAATATCCATTGATCGACAGCGTCTTCTTTGTCGAGCAGTTACCGGTCATGATTTATGAGGAGCCGCCCGATTATCCGAGGCCGGCCCGGATGGCGGGGATTGAGGGTATGGTCTGGATTAAGGCGCTGGTAGATAAGAATGGCAATGTGATCGAGGCGGTTGTGTTCAAATCATCGGGTACCCGGGCGGGATTGGATGAGGCGGCCCGCCAGGCGGCTTTCGAATGCAAGTATAAACCGGCCATACAAAACGGTTATCCGGTTCCCGTTTGGGTAACCTATAAGGTGGAATTCCGATTGAGGGATTCAAGATAA
- a CDS encoding DEAD/DEAH box helicase, protein MRLGNLVKFDIPESIIEVWKRRQGDYLLPLQEKAIRSGLLPTGDGAPTDNLLISAPTSSGKSFCGEIAAVGSLLKRRKAVMLLPLKSIAEEKYHYYRSCYRSLGLRILIVTGDHPENDGAFELGNFDLVLAIYEKFNRLLTVNPDLLQQIGLVIVDELQMLSDPGRGPELEMVLGKMLSFPYSPRLVALSAVLGESSPEITTWLNCRVIQETVRPVDLLEGVASGGCFRFRSFNSGREGKERMELGGGDGDDSGVGGIIDFLAGSESPRLVFLKSRRDTIDAALRLAAAVNWGPAGMALDAIEGEEPGFLINSLKQVLNRGVAFHSADLTPRQRRAVENGYRRGEIRVVFSTTTLAMGVNLPAEMVLLETMKYVSGAPGGKPSLVPISLTEFRNISGRAGRFGWGGSEKPGRAVVLARSDFEYEILWSEYIGAGSNEKLVSALGGYSRADLVLDLIVSGLGADMSRLLSTVNNMLYYRCHGALTENEIEPVVAELQTAGLIRSSLEATPLGAAVAESGIKIESARHYLRLLDEKQPATMVGWLFLALSASEFDVARSGMLSPEYYRRTYERVLHRHFSEYIGEISAYSEIDIGREPLGYRMMALLKAVFMLTDWAGKLPVSRLERRYRLHHGQILNQAETAAWLLASLGRLIHARDCHSRIPAELADLAFRVQFGIDPAMKEIHCLTGDILNRADYGMLEERNIRSLDDLRWTPEESLREIIRPENKFRRLKKEIDNLEQEDKMQETTSSQMIPMRGIKGGSNSFINSAGSRPSLLELDGSYERERYLVRIDGFPVRLTGKSFKYLAKLASSRIHGNDGWIYKDDIEIGFNQARYLYRLKQEMKAGGVGWGIFENNRLGYYRLDLDPGRVKLNLHNLKSHSDYELRQIAQDLELKMAS, encoded by the coding sequence ATGAGACTTGGGAATCTGGTCAAATTCGATATTCCGGAATCGATTATCGAGGTTTGGAAGAGGCGCCAGGGCGATTATCTGCTTCCTCTTCAGGAAAAGGCGATCCGAAGCGGTTTGCTCCCGACCGGAGACGGTGCCCCAACTGACAATCTTTTGATCTCCGCGCCGACATCATCGGGGAAATCATTCTGCGGTGAAATCGCGGCGGTGGGTTCGCTTCTGAAACGTCGCAAGGCAGTGATGCTTCTGCCGCTTAAATCGATTGCCGAGGAGAAATATCATTATTATCGGTCATGTTATCGATCGCTGGGTTTGAGAATTCTGATTGTCACCGGCGATCATCCGGAAAACGATGGCGCTTTTGAACTGGGGAATTTTGATCTGGTCCTGGCGATTTATGAGAAATTCAATCGTTTGCTGACGGTCAATCCCGATTTATTGCAGCAGATCGGGTTGGTTATTGTAGATGAATTACAGATGCTTTCCGATCCCGGGCGCGGTCCGGAGCTGGAGATGGTCCTCGGCAAAATGCTCAGTTTTCCTTATTCGCCGCGGCTGGTGGCTCTCTCAGCGGTTCTGGGCGAATCATCGCCGGAGATCACGACCTGGTTGAATTGCCGGGTGATTCAGGAAACCGTTCGGCCGGTGGATCTGCTGGAAGGCGTGGCGAGTGGCGGGTGTTTTCGTTTTCGGTCGTTCAACAGCGGGCGGGAAGGGAAAGAGCGGATGGAACTGGGGGGTGGTGATGGCGACGATTCGGGAGTCGGGGGGATTATAGATTTTCTGGCCGGGAGTGAAAGCCCGCGTCTGGTATTTCTCAAATCCCGGCGGGATACTATCGATGCGGCTCTTCGTCTGGCCGCGGCGGTGAACTGGGGTCCGGCGGGGATGGCTCTTGACGCTATTGAAGGCGAAGAACCGGGGTTTTTAATTAATTCGTTGAAACAGGTTCTAAATCGGGGAGTGGCTTTTCATAGCGCCGATTTGACTCCGCGGCAACGGCGGGCCGTTGAAAACGGTTATCGCCGGGGCGAAATCCGGGTGGTTTTTTCCACTACGACCTTGGCGATGGGAGTTAATCTGCCGGCCGAAATGGTATTGCTGGAAACCATGAAATATGTTTCCGGGGCACCAGGCGGAAAACCGTCCCTGGTTCCGATCAGCCTGACGGAATTCCGGAATATTTCCGGGCGGGCGGGACGGTTTGGGTGGGGCGGTTCGGAGAAGCCGGGTCGGGCGGTGGTCCTGGCAAGATCGGATTTTGAGTATGAAATTCTCTGGTCGGAATATATCGGGGCCGGGTCAAATGAAAAACTGGTTTCGGCGCTGGGCGGTTACTCGCGGGCCGATCTGGTGCTTGACCTGATTGTTTCCGGATTGGGGGCGGATATGTCACGGCTTCTATCGACGGTGAATAATATGTTGTACTATCGATGTCACGGCGCCCTGACGGAAAATGAGATTGAACCGGTGGTGGCGGAATTGCAAACGGCGGGTCTGATCCGTTCCTCCCTGGAAGCTACACCCCTCGGAGCGGCGGTGGCTGAGAGCGGGATTAAGATCGAAAGCGCCCGTCATTACCTGCGGTTGCTCGATGAAAAACAGCCGGCCACCATGGTCGGCTGGTTGTTCCTGGCCCTGAGCGCTTCGGAATTCGATGTGGCTCGTTCCGGGATGTTGTCCCCGGAATATTATCGTCGCACCTACGAACGGGTTTTGCACCGTCATTTCAGCGAGTATATCGGGGAAATCAGTGCCTACAGCGAAATTGATATCGGTCGGGAACCGCTGGGATACCGCATGATGGCGCTTTTGAAGGCGGTCTTTATGCTGACTGATTGGGCCGGGAAGCTTCCGGTCAGCCGGCTGGAGCGGCGATACCGGTTGCATCACGGGCAAATTCTCAACCAGGCCGAGACAGCCGCCTGGCTTTTGGCTTCGCTGGGGCGGTTGATCCATGCCCGGGACTGCCATTCCCGAATACCGGCCGAATTAGCCGATCTGGCCTTTCGGGTGCAGTTCGGGATCGATCCGGCCATGAAAGAAATCCATTGTCTGACCGGGGATATACTTAATCGGGCCGATTATGGAATGCTGGAGGAGCGCAATATTCGATCACTGGATGACCTTCGGTGGACACCTGAAGAAAGTCTTCGGGAAATCATTCGGCCGGAGAATAAATTTCGCCGGCTTAAAAAAGAAATAGACAATTTGGAACAGGAGGATAAAATGCAGGAAACAACCAGCAGTCAGATGATCCCCATGAGGGGGATAAAAGGCGGGAGCAATTCTTTTATAAATTCCGCCGGTTCCCGACCTTCGTTGCTTGAGCTCGACGGCAGTTATGAGCGGGAGAGGTATCTGGTAAGAATCGACGGTTTTCCGGTGCGTCTGACCGGAAAATCGTTCAAATATCTGGCGAAACTGGCTTCGTCGCGGATTCATGGTAATGATGGCTGGATTTACAAAGATGATATCGAGATAGGTTTCAACCAGGCCCGTTATTTGTACCGGTTGAAGCAGGAGATGAAAGCCGGCGGGGTAGGCTGGGGTATATTCGAGAATAATCGTCTCGGTTACTACCGGCTGGATCTTGACCCGGGCCGGGTAAAACTTAATCTCCATAATCTTAAGAGTCACTCGGACTATGAGTTGCGCCAGATCGCCCAGGATCTGGAACTCAAGATGGCCAGTTAA